One segment of Ipomoea triloba cultivar NCNSP0323 chromosome 12, ASM357664v1 DNA contains the following:
- the LOC116000250 gene encoding myb-related protein 308-like: MGRAPCCSKEGLKKGPWSTKEDLLLTNFIQQHGEGQWRSLPKKAGLLRCGKSCRLRWMNYLRPGIKRGNFSPEEEDLIVRLHSLLGNRWSLIAGRLPGRTDNEIKNYWNTHLLKKLKSSGIEPRPPRKIVTSKKKATIPKIVTSKKPANNSRNKKLQRKEISDHNQRYKVYAPKAIRLSSRNNSVEDIAGSVSSSSGEVENKGIIDGSSSFIPWNLYELRDDFCAEVLTAAGDDLSPQCALPVGSDDCLLDKVYDEYLQLLSENCFLEDDPFGANL, from the exons atgggaaGAGCTCCTTGCTGTTCTAAAGAAGGGTTGAAGAAAGGCCCTTGGTCTACCAAAGAAGATTTACTCCTCACCAATTTCATTCAGCAACATGGCGAAGGCCAGTGGAGATCTTTGCCCAAAAAAGCTG GTTTGCTGAGATGTGGGAAGAGTTGCAGGCTGAGATGGATGAATTATTTAAGGCCTGGGATTAAGAGAGGGAATTTTAGCCCAGAAGAGGAGGATCTTATCGTGCGCCTCCATTCTCTTCTGGGGAACAGATGGTCCCTTATTGCAGGAAGACTACCTGGTCGAACGGACAATGAGATCAAAAACTACTGGAACACTCATCTCCTCAAGAAGCTCAAGAGCTCCGGGATCGAGCCCAGACCCCCCAGAAAAATCGTCACCTCCAAGAAAAAAGCGACGATTCCGAAAATCGTCACTTCCAAGAAACCCGCCAACAACAGCAGGAACAAAAAGCTGCAGAGGAAAGAAATCAGCGACCATAATCAGCGCTACAAAGTCTACGCTCCCAAAGCGATTCGCCTCTCCTCGCGGAACAACAGCGTCGAGGATATCGCCGGGAGCGTTTCGTCGAGTTCTGGGGAAGTGGAGAACAAAGGTATTATTGATGGGTCGTCGTCTTTTATTCCCTGGAATTTGTACGAGCTTCGAGACGACTTCTGCGCCGAAGTTCTCACCGCCGCCGGTGATGATCTGTCGCCGCAATGTGCTCTCCCCGTGGGGAGCGACGATTGCCTGCTGGATAAGGTGTACGATGAGTATCTCCAGCTTCTCTCCGAGAATTGTTTTCTTGAAGACGATCCATTCGGTGCCAAtctctaa